The following proteins are encoded in a genomic region of Glycine max cultivar Williams 82 chromosome 18, Glycine_max_v4.0, whole genome shotgun sequence:
- the LOC100817661 gene encoding protein VACUOLELESS1 → MANVSVAAEWQLLYNRYYRKPELYPMPWKHVDLARTKVAAAPFGGPIAVIRDDSKIVQLHAESALRKLRLFSSSGRPLADAVWRHPGGRLVGMSWTDDQTLLCVVQDGTVYRYDVHANLIEPNLSLGKECFEDNVADCVFWGNGLVCITEANQLFCIADFRNPSAVKLADPEIEEMPHCMAVIEPQYTVSGNVEVLLGVDDAVVLAVEEDGVQRLGEGVLRGPLQKMVVSRDGKWLASFTHDGRLLVTTSDLTGVIIERECESALPPQQIAWCGMDAVLLYWDDMLLMMSPEGEPVHYLFDEPIILIPECDGVRILSNTRMEFLQRVPDSTVSIFTIGSTSPAALLYDALDHFDRRSAKADENLRLIRSSLPEAVEACVDAAGHEFDLSRQQTLLRAASYGQAFCSNFQRDRIQEMCKILRVLNAVRSPEIGVPLSIQQYKLLTPSVLIGRLINAHQHLLALKISEYLGMNQEVVIMHWACSKITASLAIPDATLLEILLDKLKLCKGISYAAVAAHADKNGRRKLSALLVEHEPRSSKQVPLLLSIGEEDIALMKATECGDTDLVYLVLFHIWQKRQPLEFFGTIQARPLARDLFITYARFYKHEFLKDFFLSTGQLQDVAFLLWKESWELGKNPMASKGSPLHGPRIKLIEKAHGLFAETKEHTFESKAAEEHAKLLRIQHELEVTTKQAIFVDSSISDTIRTCIVLGNHRAAMKVKTEFKVSEKRWYWLKVFALATIKDWVALEKFSKEKKPPIGYRPFVEACIEADEKGEAIKYIPKLADPRERAESYARIGMAKEAADAASQAKDGELLGRLKLTFAQNAAASSIFDTLRDRLSFQGA, encoded by the exons ATGGCGAACGTGTCCGTCGCGGCGGAGTGGCAGCTCCTCTACAACCGCTACTACCGCAAGCCGGAGCTCTACCCTATGCCGTGGAAGCACGTGGACCTCGCCCGCACCAAGGTCGCCGCCGCGCCCTTCGGCGGCCCCATCGCCGTCATCCGCGACGACTCCAAGATCGTGCAGCTCCACGCTGAGTCCGCCCTCCGTAAGCTCCGCCTCTTCTCCTCCTCGGGCCGCCCCCTCGCCGACGCCGTCTGGCGCCACCCCGGCGGCCGCCTCGTCGGAATGTCCTGGACCGACGACCAGACTCTCCTATGCGTCGTCCAGGACGGCACCGTCTACCGCTATGACGTCCACGCCAACCTAATCGAACCGAACCTCTCCCTCGGGAAAGAGTGCTTTGAAGATAACGTTGCGGATTGCGTGTTTTGGGGGAACGGTTTGGTTTGCATCACCGAGGCGAATCAGTTGTTCTGTATTGCCGATTTCAGGAACCCTAGCGCGGTGAAGCTCGCGGATCCCGAGATCGAGGAAATGCCGCATTGTATGGCCGTGATTGAGCCGCAGTACACGGTATCCGGGAATGTTGAGGTTTTGCTCGGCGTGGATGATGCTGTGGTGCTTGCTGTGGAGGAAGATGGCGTGCAGAGGCTCGGGGAGGGAGTGCTGCGGGGGCCGCTGCAGAAGATGGTGGTTTCGCGCGACGGCAAGTGGCTCGCGTCGTTTACTCACGACGGGAGGCTCTTGGTGACGACTTCGGACTTGACTGGAGTTATCATCGAGAGGGAGTGTGAG TCAGCTCTTCCTCCGCAGCAGATTGCTTGGTGTGGAATGGATGCTGTGCTGCTGTACTGGGATGATATGCTTTTAATGATGAGTCCTGAGGGAGAGCCAGTTCACTACCTTTTTGATGAACCAATAATTCTTATACCTGAGTGTGATGGAGTAAGGATATTGTCCAATACTAGAATGGAATTTCTACAGCGGGTGCCTGATTCCACCGTTTCAATCTTCACAATTGGAAGTACATCACCTGCTGCTTTACTATATGATGCCTTGGATCATTTTGATAGACGAAGTGCCAAG GCAGATGAAAATTTGAGATTGATAAGATCATCCCTTCCTGAGGCTGTTGAAGCATGTGTTGATGCTGCAGGTCATGAATTTGATCTTTCACGCCAGCAAACTCTCCTAAGGGCAGCCAGTTATGGGCAAGCCTTTTGTAG CAATTTTCAACGTGATCGTATCCAAGAGATGTGTAAAATTCTGCGGGTCTTGAATGCAGTGCGCAGCCCTGAGATTGGCGTTCCTCTTAGTATTCAGCAATACAAG TTGCTTACACCATCTGTTCTGATTGGTCGCCTGATTAATGCTCACCAACATCTGCTTGCACTGAAAATATCAGAATATCTTGGAATGAATCAA GAGGTGGTGATAATGCACTGGGCATGTTCAAAGATAACTGCTTCACTGGCAATTCCTGATGCGACTCTTCTGGAGATTCTGCTGGATAAG TTAAAACTGTGCAAAGGCATATCCTATGCAGCAGTTGCTGCTCATGCAGACAAAAATGGCCGACGAAAGTTATCTGCCTTGCTTGTTGAACATGAGCCTCGTTCATCGAAACAG GTTCCTCTCCTGTTAAGCATTGGAGAAGAAGATATAGCCTTGATGAAGGCAACCGAATGTGGTGATACAGATCTTGTTTACCTTGTACTTTTTCATATTTGGCAAAAG AGGCAGCCATTGGAGTTCTTTGGCACCATACAGGCCAGACCATTGGCACGGGACTTATTTATAACTTATGCACG gttTTATAAACATGAATTTTTGAAGGACTTCTTCTTATCAACTGGGCAACTGCAA GATGTGGCATTTCTTCTGTGGAAAGAATCCTGGGAACTTGGGAAAAACCCCATGGCAAGCAAAGGATCTCCACTTCATGGTCCTCGAATAAAACTTATTGAGAAGGCACATGGTCTTTTTGCTGAAACCAAGGAGCATACCTTTGAATCAAAGGCAGCTGAAGAGCATGCAAAACTTTTAAG AATTCAGCACGAACTTGAAGTGACTACAAAGCAGGCTATTTTTGTGGATTCTAGTATAAGTGATACAATCCGTACTTGTATTGTCTTGGGAAATCATCGAGCAGCAATGAAAGTGAAAACAGAATTTAAG GTGTCTGAGAAGAGATGGTATTGGCTTAAAGTTTTTGCCTTAGCAACAATCAAGGATTGGGTTGCCTTAGAGAAATTTTCAAAGGAGAAGAAACCTCCAATTG GTTATAGACCATTTGTTGAGGCATGCATTGAAGCGGATGAAAAGGGAGAAGCTATTAAATATATCCCAAAACTTGCAGACCCTCGAGAAAGAGCTGAG TCATATGCTCGAATTGGTATGGCCAAGGAAGCTGCCGATGCTGCTTCACAGGCAAAAGATGGTGAATTACTTGGTCGGTTGAAATTGACATTTGCACAAAATGCAGCAGCTTCATCAATATTTGATACTCTTCGAGATCGGTTGTCTTTCCAAGgtgcttaa
- the LOC100818188 gene encoding 3-hydroxyisobutyryl-CoA hydrolase-like protein isoform 2 (isoform 2 is encoded by transcript variant 2) has protein sequence MAPSSAVPDEQVVVGEEIEHVRVVTLNRPRQLNAISPELVSQLATYLEKWEKDEKAELVIIKGAGRAFCAGGDLRVFYDGRKIKDACLEVVYRFYWLCYHISTYKKTQVALVHGISMGGGAALMVPLKFSVVTEKTVFATPEASFGFHTDCGFSYYHSRLPGYLGEYLALTGGRLSGKEIVAVGVATHFVPYEKIVELEKRLISLNSGDENAVRSVIEEFSSEVKLDEESILNKQSIINECFSKDSLEEIIKSLEAEAYKEGNGWIDAVLKGMKRSSPTALKIALRSVREGRNQTLPECLKKEFRLTMNILRTTISKDMYEGIRALTIDKDNTPKWEPSSLDKVEDGKLDLIFQPFEKNLELQIPESEEYRWDGKYENSAYALPN, from the exons ATGGCACCAAGTTCTGCAGTGCCAGATGAACAG GTTGTTGTTGGAGAGGAGATTGagcatgtaagagtggtcactTTGAACAGGCCAAGGCAATTGAATGCCATCTCACCAGAACTG GTTTCTCAGCTAGCAACATATTTGGAAAAGTGGGAGAAGGATGAGAAAGCAGAACTAGTTATTATAAAG GGAGCTGGTCGGGCTTTTTGTGCTGGAGGAGATTTGAGAGTCTTCTAtgatggaagaaaaataa AGGATGCCTGCCTTGAAGTGGTCTACAGATTTTACTGGCTTTGCTATCACATTAGTACCTATAAGAAAACCCAG GTTGCGCTTGTTCATGGAATTTCAATGGGTGGAGGTGCAGCTTTGATGGTCCCATTGAAGTTCTCAGTTGTAACAGAAAAAACT GTTTTTGCCACTCCTGAAGCAAGTTTTGGATTTCATACTGATTGTGGTTTCTCATACTACCATTCTCGTTTACCTGGGTATTTAG GTGAATACTTGGCACTTACTGGAGGAAGGTTGAGTGGGAAGGAAATAGTTGCTGTTGGAGTGGCAACCCATTTTGTCCCTTATGAG AAAATTGTTGAGCTAGAGAAGCGCCTGATTAGCTTGAATTCTGGTGATGAGAATGCTGTAAGATCAGTAATTGAAGAATTTTCTTCAGAAGTTAAACTGGATGAAGAGAGTATCTTAAACAA GCAGTCAATAATTAATGAGTGCTTCTCAAAGGATTCTTtagaagaaattataaaatcattg GAAGCTGAAGCATACAAGGAAGGAAATGGATGGATAGATGCAGTTTTAAAAGGAATGAAAAGATCATCACCAACTGCATTGAAAATAGCATTAAGATCG GTTCGTGAAGGAAGGAATCAAACACTACCTGAATGCTTAAAAAAGGAATTCAGATTAACAATGAATATACTGCGAACTACAATATCTAAGGATATGTATGAG GGTATTAGAGCTCTCACCATTGACAAGGATAATACTCCAAAG TGGGAACCTTCATCGCTTGACAAAGTAGAGGATGGAAAGTTGGACTTGATCTTTCAGCCATTTGAGAAGAATTTGGAGCTGCAAATTCCAGAAAGTGAGGAATACAG GTGGGATGGTAAATATGAGAATTCAGCTTATGCTCTTCCAAATTGA
- the LOC100818188 gene encoding 3-hydroxyisobutyryl-CoA hydrolase-like protein isoform 1 (isoform 1 is encoded by transcript variant 1) — translation MLSSLSSNSLHSIFTSMAPSSAVPDEQVVVGEEIEHVRVVTLNRPRQLNAISPELVSQLATYLEKWEKDEKAELVIIKGAGRAFCAGGDLRVFYDGRKIKDACLEVVYRFYWLCYHISTYKKTQVALVHGISMGGGAALMVPLKFSVVTEKTVFATPEASFGFHTDCGFSYYHSRLPGYLGEYLALTGGRLSGKEIVAVGVATHFVPYEKIVELEKRLISLNSGDENAVRSVIEEFSSEVKLDEESILNKQSIINECFSKDSLEEIIKSLEAEAYKEGNGWIDAVLKGMKRSSPTALKIALRSVREGRNQTLPECLKKEFRLTMNILRTTISKDMYEGIRALTIDKDNTPKWEPSSLDKVEDGKLDLIFQPFEKNLELQIPESEEYRWDGKYENSAYALPN, via the exons ATGTTGAGTTCACTTTCTTCCAATTCTCTTCACAG TATCTTTACCTCAATGGCACCAAGTTCTGCAGTGCCAGATGAACAG GTTGTTGTTGGAGAGGAGATTGagcatgtaagagtggtcactTTGAACAGGCCAAGGCAATTGAATGCCATCTCACCAGAACTG GTTTCTCAGCTAGCAACATATTTGGAAAAGTGGGAGAAGGATGAGAAAGCAGAACTAGTTATTATAAAG GGAGCTGGTCGGGCTTTTTGTGCTGGAGGAGATTTGAGAGTCTTCTAtgatggaagaaaaataa AGGATGCCTGCCTTGAAGTGGTCTACAGATTTTACTGGCTTTGCTATCACATTAGTACCTATAAGAAAACCCAG GTTGCGCTTGTTCATGGAATTTCAATGGGTGGAGGTGCAGCTTTGATGGTCCCATTGAAGTTCTCAGTTGTAACAGAAAAAACT GTTTTTGCCACTCCTGAAGCAAGTTTTGGATTTCATACTGATTGTGGTTTCTCATACTACCATTCTCGTTTACCTGGGTATTTAG GTGAATACTTGGCACTTACTGGAGGAAGGTTGAGTGGGAAGGAAATAGTTGCTGTTGGAGTGGCAACCCATTTTGTCCCTTATGAG AAAATTGTTGAGCTAGAGAAGCGCCTGATTAGCTTGAATTCTGGTGATGAGAATGCTGTAAGATCAGTAATTGAAGAATTTTCTTCAGAAGTTAAACTGGATGAAGAGAGTATCTTAAACAA GCAGTCAATAATTAATGAGTGCTTCTCAAAGGATTCTTtagaagaaattataaaatcattg GAAGCTGAAGCATACAAGGAAGGAAATGGATGGATAGATGCAGTTTTAAAAGGAATGAAAAGATCATCACCAACTGCATTGAAAATAGCATTAAGATCG GTTCGTGAAGGAAGGAATCAAACACTACCTGAATGCTTAAAAAAGGAATTCAGATTAACAATGAATATACTGCGAACTACAATATCTAAGGATATGTATGAG GGTATTAGAGCTCTCACCATTGACAAGGATAATACTCCAAAG TGGGAACCTTCATCGCTTGACAAAGTAGAGGATGGAAAGTTGGACTTGATCTTTCAGCCATTTGAGAAGAATTTGGAGCTGCAAATTCCAGAAAGTGAGGAATACAG GTGGGATGGTAAATATGAGAATTCAGCTTATGCTCTTCCAAATTGA
- the LOC100306365 gene encoding 60S ribosomal protein L18a-like, which yields MVTFRFHQYQVVGRALPTETDVHPKIYRMKLWATNEVRAKSKFWYFLRKLKKVKKSNGQMLAINEIFEKNPTKIKNYGIWLRYQSRTGYHNMYKEYRDTTLNGAVEHMYNEMASRHRVRSPCIQIIKTATIPAKLCKRESTKQFHNSKIKFPLVFKKVRPPTRKLKTTYKATKPNLFM from the exons ATGGTCACCTTCAGG TTTCACCAGTACCAGGTTGTTGGAAGGGCTCTTCCCACTGAAACTGATGTGCATCCTAAGATCTACAGGATGAAGCTGTGGGCCACCAATGAGGTCCGTGCCAAATCCAAGTTCTG GTATTTCTTGAGAAAGCTAAAGAAGGTCAAGAAAAGCAATGGCCAAATGCTAGCCATCAATGAG atttttgagaaaaatcctaCCAAGATCAAGAATTATGGAATTTGGCTGCGATATCAGAGCCGAACTGGTTATCACAACATGTACAAGGAATATCGCGATACTACTCTAAACGGCGCTGTTGAACACATGTACAACGAAATGGCATCTCGTCATAGAGTCAGGTCTCCATGCATCCAGATCATCAAAACTGCCACCATCCCAGCTAAACTTTGCAAAAGGGAGAGCACCAAGCAGTTCCACAACTCCAAGATCAAGTTCCCTTTGGTGTTCAAGAAGGTTAGGCCCCCAACTAGGAAGCTCAAAACAACATACAAGGCAACCAAGCCCAACCTGTTTATGTAA